The following coding sequences are from one Paenarthrobacter ureafaciens window:
- a CDS encoding cysteine desulfurase, with the protein MTVVSTPASLQQSVQAMDNAEVLRIRNDFPVLNQQVNGKPLIYLDSGATSQNPLSVIEAEQEFYEQRNAAVHRGAHHLAVEATEAFEDARQTVADFIGARYEETVWTSNATEGLNLISYALSNAALWAAQGRGSSALKDLAIGPGDQIVVTEMEHHANLIPWQELAFRTGATLKYIPVTDEGTLRLDAAAEIVGERTRVLAFTHASNVLGTINPVRELVALARRAGSLVVLDACQSVPHMPINVKDLDVDFAVFSGHKMLAPTGVGVLYGKQELLDVLPPFLTGGSMITTVTMDRAEYLPAPQRFEAGTQRISQAVALAAAVNYLSETGIDRIHAWEAQLGERLVKGLESIDGVRVVGPASGSERIGLAAFDVAGVHAHDVGQFLDDRGIAVRVGHHCAQPLHRRLGLTATTRASTYLYNTTDDVDAFLDAVSGVRAYFQA; encoded by the coding sequence TTGACCGTCGTATCAACTCCCGCATCGCTGCAGCAGTCCGTGCAAGCCATGGACAACGCCGAGGTGTTGAGGATCCGGAACGACTTCCCTGTCCTGAACCAGCAGGTCAACGGCAAGCCACTGATCTACCTGGATTCCGGCGCAACCTCGCAAAATCCGTTGAGCGTGATCGAAGCCGAGCAGGAATTCTACGAACAGCGCAACGCGGCAGTGCACCGCGGCGCCCACCATTTGGCCGTCGAAGCCACGGAGGCGTTCGAGGACGCACGGCAGACCGTGGCGGACTTCATCGGTGCCCGTTACGAAGAGACGGTCTGGACCTCCAACGCCACCGAAGGCCTGAACCTCATCAGCTATGCGCTGTCCAACGCTGCACTGTGGGCCGCCCAGGGGCGCGGTAGTTCGGCCTTGAAGGACCTCGCCATTGGTCCGGGGGACCAGATCGTGGTGACGGAAATGGAGCACCACGCCAACCTGATCCCGTGGCAGGAGCTGGCATTCCGCACCGGTGCCACCCTCAAGTACATCCCCGTCACTGACGAAGGAACGCTGCGGCTGGATGCCGCGGCGGAAATCGTGGGGGAGCGGACCCGCGTGCTGGCCTTCACGCACGCCTCCAACGTCCTGGGCACCATCAACCCCGTGCGTGAACTGGTCGCCCTTGCCCGCCGTGCCGGCTCGCTGGTGGTCCTCGACGCCTGCCAGTCCGTGCCGCACATGCCTATCAACGTCAAGGACCTGGACGTTGACTTTGCGGTGTTCTCAGGCCACAAGATGCTGGCACCCACCGGCGTGGGGGTGCTCTACGGCAAGCAGGAGCTCCTGGATGTGCTCCCGCCGTTCCTGACGGGTGGTTCCATGATCACCACGGTCACCATGGACCGGGCAGAATACTTGCCGGCACCGCAGCGCTTCGAGGCCGGCACCCAACGGATTTCCCAGGCAGTCGCCCTCGCTGCGGCCGTGAACTACCTGTCCGAAACGGGCATCGACCGCATCCACGCGTGGGAGGCCCAGTTGGGCGAGCGGCTGGTCAAGGGCCTGGAATCCATCGACGGAGTCAGGGTGGTGGGCCCGGCCTCCGGTTCCGAACGCATCGGCCTGGCCGCGTTCGACGTCGCCGGCGTGCACGCGCACGACGTCGGACAGTTCCTTGATGACCGCGGCATCGCCGTCCGCGTGGGGCACCACTGCGCGCAGCCGCTGCACCGCAGGCTCGGCCTCACCGCCACCACGCGGGCCAGCACCTACCTCTACAACACTACCGACGACGTCGACGCTTTCCTCGATGCCGTATCCGGCGTGCGGGCCTACTTCCAGGCCTGA